In the genome of Dermacentor silvarum isolate Dsil-2018 chromosome 1, BIME_Dsil_1.4, whole genome shotgun sequence, one region contains:
- the LOC125943245 gene encoding uncharacterized protein LOC125943245, whose amino-acid sequence MEALKVKRKAERSQLTQLIDDIESTLSQDCVTEEQLCIISERLNHLHTNLRATDSDIVPLLSTTHAEAEFDRVVDYNDRATATSAKLKYRIRHIHESLNRTSPSTSNELVQRRQQPGVPSSEDRTYKVRWSTINVAAFWNSFNQVIHNNGGLTNVDKFTYLRSVLTGDAALAIAGFPANASCYSDALDILILIYRDALD is encoded by the coding sequence ATGGAAGCGCTCAAGGTCAAGCGCAAAGCCGAGAGATCGCAGCTAACGCAGCTTATTGACGACATCGAGTCAACGCTTAGCCAAGACTGTGTTACGGAAGAGCAGCTTTGCATCATTAGCGAACGCCTCAATCACCTTCACACCAACTTGAGGGCAACTGACTCCGACATCGTACCTCTGCTGTCTACCACGCACGCTGAAGCAGAATTTGACCGGGTTGTTGACTACAATGATCGAGCCACAGCAACGTCCGCGAAGCTCAAATACCGTATACGTCACATTCATGAATCACTCAACCGTACGTCACCGTCGACGTCAAACGAACTCGTTCAACGCAGGCAGCAACCCGGTGTTCCATCTTCCGAAGATCGAACTTATAAGGTTCGATGGTCGACCATCAATGTGGCCGCCTTTTGGAACAGTTTCAACCAAGTGATCCACAACAACGGTGGCCTCACCAACGTCGACAAGTTCACCTATCTACGCTCAGTCTTGACCGGCGATGCGGCATTGGCAATCGCAGGATTTCCAGCAAATGCAAGCTGCTACAGTGATGCCCTGGACATTCTAATCTTGATCTACAGGGATGCCCTGGACTAG